The Magnolia sinica isolate HGM2019 chromosome 10, MsV1, whole genome shotgun sequence genome includes a window with the following:
- the LOC131217358 gene encoding uncharacterized protein LOC131217358, whose translation MALGEPGAEKCKVNIGDVMDLLYQTDIWEQVELPMSRRVVGSNVISSWKDGCGVCTSARESEEQIYMKKPERFEVKGAEKRLCKRSWFDLSPRQWFDYFMDEGSGAAKMVLGVETERGVGFGNHRRNTLCVGIDQGCDGPGKAGERSLRVSPQVFLRTCPKTDEEKQDIS comes from the exons atggctctaggtgagcctggtgctgagaagtgtaAGGTGAATATaggcgatgtgatggatttgttgtaccagaccgacatatgggagcagGTGGAGCTTCCAATGAGCCGGAGAGTGGttggat CCAATGTGATctcgagctggaaggatggatgtggagtttgCACTTCTGCAAgagaaagtgaagagcagatctacatgaagaaaccagagcggttcgaagttaaaggggctgagaaaagactttgcaagaggtcgtggttcgacctgtcgcctaggcagtggtttgattacttcatg gatgaaggatcgggggctgcaaagatggttctcggcgttgagactgaaagaggagtaggctttggtaatcacaggaggaataccttgtgtgtaggtattgatcaaggatgtgatgggccaggtaaagccggagagcgttccctacgcgtctctcctcaagttttcctcaggacatgtcccaaaacagatgaggaaaagcaggatatctcatga